A window of Candidatus Hydrogenedentota bacterium contains these coding sequences:
- a CDS encoding KH domain-containing protein produces MMAYRELVEFIAKKLVTHQESVQVRLIEGEAGQTLQLSVDDSDIGGIIGRNGRTIKAIRTLLFAASTKSQTKVGLEVINTTDGKNA; encoded by the coding sequence ATAATGGCTTATCGAGAATTAGTAGAGTTTATTGCAAAGAAATTAGTAACCCACCAAGAATCGGTTCAAGTGCGTCTTATCGAAGGTGAAGCAGGTCAAACGCTTCAGCTCAGCGTAGATGATTCCGATATTGGCGGCATTATTGGCCGTAACGGCCGGACCATTAAAGCGATTCGTACCTTGCTCTTTGCGGCGTCTACCAAATCGCAAACAAAAGTGGGGTTGGAAGTGATCAACACCACTGACGGCAAGAATGCATAA
- the rpsP gene encoding 30S ribosomal protein S16 produces the protein MATVIRLKRGGRKGKPYYRIVVQDSRARIQGRDLDVLGFYHPTASPQAVTEVDTHKSLDWLGKGAQLSGTVRSIMSKTGVMQHFHEGTCPEPESSIVNIKGDVVEKKGYTPPPPPRAEPVKEEVTESAAEENAEEAPAEETAADDAPAEAVAESDSEQAETDQA, from the coding sequence ATGGCGACAGTAATTCGTTTAAAACGCGGCGGCAGAAAAGGCAAACCTTACTACCGCATTGTTGTGCAAGACTCACGTGCCCGTATCCAAGGGCGTGACTTAGACGTATTGGGATTTTATCATCCGACGGCATCCCCCCAAGCGGTAACCGAAGTGGATACCCACAAATCTTTGGATTGGCTTGGTAAAGGCGCTCAACTATCCGGTACGGTTCGCAGTATCATGAGCAAAACCGGTGTAATGCAGCATTTCCACGAAGGGACCTGTCCGGAACCTGAATCCTCCATAGTCAATATCAAAGGCGATGTGGTGGAAAAGAAGGGCTATACGCCGCCTCCGCCGCCCCGTGCAGAACCGGTAAAAGAAGAAGTTACCGAGTCTGCCGCGGAAGAAAATGCTGAAGAAGCGCCCGCCGAAGAAACAGCAGCCGATGACGCTCCCGCAGAGGCGGTCGCCGAATCTGACTCGGAGCAGGCTGAAACGGACCAAGCATAA
- the ffh gene encoding signal recognition particle protein has protein sequence MFDNLAKRLESVFKTIRGQGRLTEANMREALQQIRNALLEADVNIQVTKKFIANVQEAALGQEVLASIHPGQQIVKIVHDELVRLMGEKNAPLARAPKAPTLIMLAGLQGQGKTTSAGKLAVHLKKSGHKTLLVGADVYRPAAIKQLEIVAKQAGAEMFSLGENADPVETCLMSLGEASMRGCDTVIFDTAGRLHVDEKMMLEARLIAEQLNPHEILFVANAMTGQDAVNSARQFHEALPLTGVILTQMDGDARGGAAISLIEVTGCPIKFVGVGEHLDALEPFHPERMAGQILGMGDIVSLVEKAQQVVDQDKAAQMQKKMRKGDWDLEDFLDHMRQLKKMGSMTDLLQKIPGINKMMPQGGMDMAEDELKHTEAIILSMTLKERRNPNLINGSRRRRIADGSGTSVQEVNMLLKEFQKMKQMMKQAMKGGKGKKRGRTPHGPMPPFPGF, from the coding sequence ATGTTTGATAACTTGGCGAAACGTTTGGAATCTGTCTTTAAGACTATTCGCGGACAGGGTCGCCTCACAGAAGCGAATATGCGTGAGGCATTGCAGCAGATACGCAATGCGCTGCTTGAAGCCGATGTCAATATACAAGTAACGAAAAAGTTCATCGCCAACGTTCAAGAAGCGGCACTGGGACAAGAAGTACTTGCAAGTATTCATCCCGGTCAGCAGATCGTTAAAATTGTTCATGATGAACTTGTCCGATTGATGGGCGAAAAGAACGCGCCGCTGGCGCGTGCGCCCAAAGCGCCGACCTTGATCATGCTGGCCGGTTTACAAGGTCAGGGTAAAACGACGAGTGCCGGCAAGTTGGCAGTACACCTGAAGAAATCAGGTCATAAAACGCTTTTAGTCGGAGCCGATGTGTACCGGCCTGCCGCCATCAAGCAGCTTGAAATTGTTGCGAAACAAGCAGGCGCTGAAATGTTCAGTCTTGGCGAAAATGCAGACCCCGTTGAGACCTGTTTGATGTCGCTGGGCGAAGCGAGTATGCGCGGCTGTGATACGGTTATATTTGATACGGCTGGACGGCTTCATGTTGATGAAAAAATGATGCTTGAAGCGCGTCTCATTGCCGAACAGTTGAATCCCCATGAAATTTTATTTGTAGCCAACGCCATGACCGGGCAGGACGCGGTGAACTCAGCGCGTCAATTCCATGAGGCATTGCCCCTTACCGGCGTGATCCTCACCCAGATGGATGGCGATGCCCGAGGCGGCGCAGCGATAAGTCTCATTGAAGTGACCGGCTGCCCCATTAAATTTGTCGGTGTTGGCGAACATCTTGATGCCTTGGAGCCTTTCCATCCGGAACGGATGGCAGGCCAGATTCTGGGCATGGGCGACATTGTCTCCCTCGTTGAAAAAGCCCAGCAGGTGGTGGATCAAGATAAAGCGGCGCAGATGCAAAAAAAGATGCGCAAGGGCGATTGGGATCTTGAAGACTTTTTGGATCACATGCGCCAACTGAAGAAAATGGGCAGTATGACGGATTTGCTGCAAAAGATTCCGGGAATCAACAAAATGATGCCGCAAGGTGGTATGGATATGGCAGAAGATGAGCTAAAACATACCGAGGCAATCATTTTGTCTATGACCCTGAAAGAACGTCGTAATCCGAACTTGATCAACGGCAGCCGACGCCGGCGCATCGCTGACGGCAGCGGCACCTCCGTTCAAGAAGTAAACATGCTGCTGAAAGAGTTTCAGAAGATGAAACAAATGATGAAACAAGCCATGAAGGGTGGAAAAGGCAAAAAACGCGGTCGTACGCCCCACGGCCCCATGCCCCCCTTTCCGGGTTTTTAA
- a CDS encoding Gfo/Idh/MocA family oxidoreductase translates to MVDVAIVGLGGRSRDIVATMLEMPQVRIVAVCDCFGPRVDSARKALADRGITCNGYLDLEEMLEKEKCEGVMVETTTHARAWVTCLAMAAGKDVYIEKPMCLSVAEGREMVNCARHFKSVTQVGTQQRSIALNNWASDLVKNGAIGKIKRVLAPNFIGGLTWEDKEAQEMPDGGRADWWDVWTNQCQLRPYHEHLHYWWNNWLEYDGGGMSFGVTGWGTHSYDQLQRGLGTDETGPVEIILEEPVSVRRGYSDEDRQPDPSETGEPYYDMVKDKRGPRAKVTMKYESGTEVLLHLDANYGPGLGCIFEGENGTIEINRDKIKLDPEELLSSPDNPGHLQVAETQPHIADWVDCIKSRNKCTADIEYGQRSSTMCYLVNIARAVGRVGESLHWDPKAERFTNCDEGDAMLQLERREGYELPKLT, encoded by the coding sequence GTGGTTGATGTGGCTATCGTCGGGCTGGGAGGGCGTTCAAGAGACATTGTTGCCACCATGTTGGAGATGCCTCAAGTTCGCATTGTTGCGGTCTGTGACTGTTTCGGTCCACGGGTGGATTCTGCACGCAAGGCACTGGCCGACCGAGGCATCACCTGCAATGGCTATTTAGACTTGGAAGAGATGCTGGAAAAAGAGAAATGCGAAGGGGTCATGGTAGAAACGACAACCCATGCCCGCGCATGGGTCACCTGTCTGGCTATGGCAGCGGGGAAAGACGTCTATATTGAAAAGCCCATGTGCCTGTCCGTTGCGGAAGGCAGAGAAATGGTTAATTGCGCCCGACATTTTAAATCGGTTACCCAAGTGGGCACGCAACAGCGATCCATAGCGCTTAATAACTGGGCCAGTGATCTGGTTAAAAATGGCGCCATCGGTAAAATTAAACGTGTGCTTGCCCCCAATTTTATTGGCGGTCTCACTTGGGAAGATAAAGAAGCCCAAGAAATGCCTGATGGTGGACGTGCGGATTGGTGGGATGTTTGGACGAACCAATGCCAACTGAGACCCTATCATGAACATCTTCATTATTGGTGGAATAATTGGCTGGAATATGATGGCGGCGGCATGTCCTTCGGCGTTACAGGCTGGGGCACCCACAGCTACGACCAGCTGCAGCGGGGACTGGGAACCGATGAGACCGGTCCTGTGGAAATCATTCTGGAAGAGCCCGTATCGGTTCGACGCGGTTATTCCGATGAAGATCGCCAACCCGATCCCAGCGAAACGGGCGAACCTTATTATGATATGGTTAAAGACAAACGAGGACCCCGCGCCAAGGTCACGATGAAATATGAAAGCGGAACGGAAGTATTGCTTCATCTTGACGCGAATTATGGCCCCGGACTCGGCTGTATCTTTGAAGGTGAAAATGGAACCATAGAAATCAACCGGGACAAAATTAAGCTAGACCCGGAAGAATTACTCAGTAGTCCCGATAATCCCGGGCATCTGCAAGTGGCAGAAACGCAGCCCCATATCGCCGATTGGGTGGATTGCATTAAATCCAGAAATAAATGTACGGCCGATATTGAATATGGGCAACGGAGCAGCACCATGTGTTATTTGGTCAACATTGCCCGTGCAGTTGGGCGTGTCGGCGAAAGTCTCCACTGGGATCCCAAGGCGGAACGCTTTACCAATTGTGACGAAGGAGACGCCATGCTCCAATTGGAAAGACGTGAAGGCTATGAGCTGCCAAAATTAACCTGA